In Streptomyces hawaiiensis, one genomic interval encodes:
- the secF gene encoding protein translocase subunit SecF, producing the protein MSKLGTLGARLHRGEIGYDFVKNRKIWYGLSILITILAIAGLAVRGLNMGIEFQGGAVFNTPKNTSVSVSQAERYAEEASGHDAIVQKLGDGSMRIQVAGIDTGAANEIKSTLADDLKIDSEQINAELVGPSWGEQIANKAWQGLGIFLVLVVIYLAIAFEWRMAVAAFVALIHDITITVGIYALVGFEVTPGTVIGLLTILGYSLYDTVVVFDSLKEQTKDLTKQTRWTYSDVANRSINSTLVRSINTTVVALLPVAGLLFIGGGVLGAGMLNDISLSLFVGLAAGAYSSIFIATPLVADLKEREPAMKALKKRVLAKRAQSAAQGESEVHDEEAYADEPEDDAAPAVVGPRNQPASRSRGRGRPSGKRR; encoded by the coding sequence ATGTCGAAACTCGGCACCCTCGGCGCCCGACTGCACCGTGGCGAGATCGGCTACGACTTCGTCAAGAACCGCAAGATCTGGTACGGCCTCTCCATCCTGATCACCATCCTGGCCATCGCCGGCCTGGCGGTCCGCGGCCTGAACATGGGCATCGAGTTCCAGGGTGGCGCCGTCTTCAACACCCCGAAGAACACCAGCGTCTCGGTGTCCCAGGCGGAGCGGTACGCGGAAGAGGCCTCCGGCCACGACGCGATCGTCCAGAAGCTCGGCGACGGCAGCATGCGCATCCAGGTCGCCGGCATCGACACCGGCGCCGCGAACGAGATCAAGAGCACGCTCGCCGACGACCTCAAGATCGACTCGGAGCAGATCAACGCCGAGCTGGTCGGCCCCAGCTGGGGCGAGCAGATCGCCAACAAGGCCTGGCAGGGCCTCGGCATCTTCCTGGTCCTAGTCGTGATCTACCTGGCGATCGCCTTCGAGTGGCGGATGGCCGTCGCGGCGTTCGTCGCCCTGATCCACGACATCACCATCACGGTCGGCATCTACGCCCTGGTCGGCTTCGAGGTCACACCGGGCACGGTGATCGGTCTGCTGACCATCCTCGGCTACTCGCTCTACGACACGGTCGTGGTCTTCGACAGCCTCAAGGAACAGACGAAGGACCTCACCAAGCAGACCCGCTGGACCTACAGCGACGTCGCCAACCGGTCGATCAACAGCACCCTGGTCCGCTCCATCAACACCACGGTGGTCGCGCTGCTGCCGGTCGCCGGCCTGCTGTTCATCGGCGGCGGCGTCCTCGGCGCCGGCATGCTGAACGACATCTCGCTGTCGCTGTTCGTCGGCCTCGCCGCCGGTGCGTACTCCTCGATCTTCATCGCCACGCCGCTCGTCGCCGACCTCAAGGAGCGCGAGCCGGCGATGAAGGCACTGAAGAAGCGCGTCCTGGCCAAGCGGGCGCAGTCCGCCGCCCAGGGCGAGAGCGAGGTCCACGACGAGGAGGCGTACGCCGACGAGCCCGAGGACGACGCCGCACCCGCGGTGGTCGGGCCGCGCAACCAGCCGGCCTCCCGCAGCCGCGGCCGCGGTCGCCCCTCGGGGAAGCGCCGATGA
- the secD gene encoding protein translocase subunit SecD, whose product MATPKKGRNASAQSKPGRSLALILIAIAALTGGMFASGHTKPRLGIDLAGGTSITLRAVPEAGNEAAINKTNMDTAVSIMERRVNGLGVSESEVQTQGRENIIVNIPKGTNSEQARKQVGTTAKLYFRPVLATEVSGGKGAASPSPSPTGSPSDQPSGKASDKPEATDKGSASPSATPTTQGRAVTDALKADATPSASASDKAKASPSPSASGGSAEADASALQAKYAKLDCTEEKTRSTVGDGVKASDPTLACGKNSQGQWQKYVLGPAEVDGTDVDKAQAVLNTQTGAGWTVTMDFTDGGAKKFANITGKLAQNQSPQNQFAIVLDGEVVSDPYVRQALTGGNAEISGNFNQQSAQDLSNMLSYGALPLTFKVDSMTTVTAALGGDQLQAGLIAGAIGLALVVIYLLAYYRGLSFIAILSLLVSAALTYTLMALLGPAIGFALNLPAVCGAIVAIGITADSFIVYFERVRDEIREGRSLRPAVERAWPRARRTILVSDFVSFLAAAVLFLVTVGKVQGFAFTLGLTTLLDVVVVFLFTKPLLTLMARRPFFANGHKWSGLDPKSLGAQPPLRRTRRPAAPVDPKEA is encoded by the coding sequence GTGGCCACACCTAAAAAGGGCAGGAACGCGAGCGCCCAGAGCAAGCCGGGGCGCTCGCTGGCCCTGATCCTGATCGCCATCGCGGCGCTCACCGGTGGGATGTTCGCCTCGGGGCACACGAAGCCGCGTCTCGGCATCGACCTGGCCGGCGGTACGAGCATCACGCTCCGCGCGGTCCCCGAGGCCGGCAACGAGGCGGCGATCAACAAGACCAACATGGACACCGCCGTCTCCATCATGGAGCGCCGTGTCAATGGTCTGGGCGTCTCCGAGTCCGAGGTCCAGACGCAGGGCCGGGAAAACATCATCGTCAACATTCCCAAGGGCACCAACTCGGAGCAGGCCCGCAAGCAGGTCGGCACCACCGCCAAGCTCTACTTCCGTCCGGTCCTCGCCACCGAGGTCTCCGGCGGCAAGGGCGCGGCCAGCCCCTCCCCGAGCCCCACCGGCAGCCCCTCGGACCAGCCGTCCGGCAAGGCCAGCGACAAGCCCGAGGCCACCGACAAGGGATCCGCCTCCCCGTCCGCCACGCCCACCACCCAGGGCCGCGCGGTCACCGACGCGCTGAAGGCCGACGCCACGCCGTCCGCGAGCGCCTCGGACAAGGCGAAGGCCAGCCCCTCCCCGTCGGCGAGCGGCGGCAGCGCCGAGGCCGACGCGAGCGCGCTGCAGGCGAAGTACGCCAAGCTCGACTGCACCGAGGAGAAGACCCGCTCCACCGTGGGCGACGGCGTCAAGGCCTCCGACCCGACGCTGGCCTGCGGCAAGAACTCGCAGGGTCAGTGGCAGAAGTACGTCCTCGGCCCCGCCGAGGTCGACGGCACGGACGTCGACAAGGCCCAGGCCGTCCTGAACACGCAGACCGGTGCGGGCTGGACGGTGACGATGGACTTCACCGACGGCGGCGCCAAGAAGTTCGCGAACATCACCGGCAAGCTGGCCCAGAACCAGTCCCCGCAGAACCAGTTCGCGATCGTCCTGGACGGCGAGGTGGTCTCCGACCCGTACGTCCGGCAGGCCCTGACCGGCGGAAACGCCGAGATCTCCGGCAACTTCAACCAGCAGTCCGCCCAGGACCTCTCCAACATGCTGTCGTACGGCGCGCTGCCGCTGACCTTCAAGGTCGACAGCATGACGACCGTGACCGCCGCGCTGGGTGGTGACCAGCTGCAGGCCGGGCTGATCGCCGGCGCGATCGGTCTCGCGCTGGTCGTCATCTATCTGCTGGCCTACTACCGCGGTCTGTCGTTCATCGCGATCCTCTCGTTGCTGGTCTCCGCCGCTCTCACCTACACGCTCATGGCCCTGCTCGGCCCGGCCATCGGCTTCGCGCTGAACCTGCCGGCCGTCTGCGGTGCCATCGTCGCCATCGGCATCACGGCGGACTCGTTCATCGTGTACTTCGAACGCGTCCGCGACGAGATCCGGGAGGGCCGCTCGCTGCGCCCCGCCGTGGAGCGGGCCTGGCCGCGCGCCCGGCGCACCATCCTGGTCTCCGACTTCGTGTCGTTCCTCGCCGCCGCGGTGCTCTTCCTCGTCACCGTCGGCAAGGTGCAGGGCTTCGCGTTCACGCTCGGCCTGACCACCCTGCTCGACGTGGTCGTCGTGTTCCTCTTCACCAAGCCGCTGCTCACCCTGATGGCCCGTCGCCCGTTCTTCGCGAACGGCCACAAGTGGTCCGGCCTCGACCCGAAGAGCCTGGGCGCCCAGCCGCCGCTGCGCCGTACCCGTCGCCCCGCCGCCCCCGTCGACCCGAAGGAGGCCTGA
- the yajC gene encoding preprotein translocase subunit YajC — translation MSLLTLLPFIVLIGAMFLMTRSAKKKQQQAADMRNQMQPGSGIRTIGGMYATVKEVNEDTVLVDAGPGVDLLFAKNAIGSVLTDDEYNRIVHGVEHDLKSDADIVPDDASSLTETGDSTADAPADDKAVDLGKKAEEPADEAAEAKADAEPKTDAEPKKTDGDSEAK, via the coding sequence GTGAGTCTCCTGACCCTCCTCCCGTTCATCGTGCTCATCGGGGCCATGTTCCTGATGACCCGGTCGGCAAAGAAGAAGCAGCAGCAGGCCGCCGACATGCGGAACCAGATGCAGCCCGGCAGCGGTATCCGCACCATCGGGGGCATGTACGCCACGGTCAAGGAGGTCAACGAGGACACCGTCCTCGTCGACGCCGGCCCCGGCGTCGATCTCCTCTTCGCCAAGAACGCCATCGGTTCCGTCCTCACCGACGACGAGTACAACCGCATCGTCCACGGCGTCGAGCACGACCTGAAGTCCGACGCCGACATCGTCCCGGACGACGCCTCCTCCCTCACCGAGACCGGCGACTCCACAGCCGACGCCCCCGCTGACGACAAGGCCGTCGACCTCGGCAAGAAGGCCGAGGAGCCGGCCGACGAGGCCGCCGAGGCGAAGGCGGACGCAGAGCCGAAGACGGACGCAGAGCCGAAGAAGACCGACGGCGACTCCGAGGCGAAGTAG
- the ruvB gene encoding Holliday junction branch migration DNA helicase RuvB: MNWDDTTDADAAEQPGGPAAERLVDSVADREDQAVEAALRPKDLDEFIGQEKVREQLDLVLRAARARGATADHVLLSGAPGLGKTTLSMIIAAEMGAPIRITSGPAIQHAGDLAAILSSLQEGEVLFLDEIHRMSRPAEEMLYMAMEDFRVDVIVGKGPGATAIPLELPPFTLVGATTRAGLLPPPLRDRFGFTAHMEFYEPAELERVIHRSASLLEVEIDPEGAAEIAGRSRGTPRIANRLLRRVRDYAQVKADGLITRDIAAAALAVYEVDARGLDRLDRGVLEALLKLFGGGPVGLSTLAVAVGEERETVEEVAEPFLVREGLLARTPRGRVATPAAWAHLGLTPPRSQSAGNGQQDLFGA; encoded by the coding sequence ATGAACTGGGACGACACGACCGACGCCGATGCCGCCGAGCAGCCCGGCGGGCCCGCCGCGGAGCGGCTGGTGGACTCCGTCGCCGACCGTGAGGACCAGGCCGTCGAGGCCGCCCTGCGCCCCAAAGACCTGGACGAGTTCATCGGCCAGGAGAAGGTCCGCGAACAGCTCGACCTCGTGCTGCGCGCCGCACGCGCGCGAGGCGCGACGGCCGATCACGTGCTGCTCTCCGGCGCCCCCGGCCTCGGCAAGACCACCCTGTCGATGATCATCGCGGCCGAGATGGGCGCCCCCATCCGCATCACCTCGGGCCCCGCCATCCAGCACGCCGGCGACCTCGCCGCGATCCTCTCCTCCCTCCAGGAGGGTGAGGTCCTCTTCCTCGACGAGATCCACCGCATGTCCCGGCCCGCCGAGGAGATGCTGTACATGGCGATGGAGGACTTCCGCGTCGACGTCATCGTCGGCAAGGGCCCCGGCGCCACGGCCATCCCGCTGGAGCTGCCCCCCTTCACCCTGGTCGGCGCCACCACCCGGGCCGGCCTGCTCCCGCCCCCGCTGCGCGACCGCTTCGGCTTCACCGCGCACATGGAGTTCTACGAACCGGCCGAACTGGAGCGGGTCATCCACCGCTCGGCCAGCCTCCTGGAGGTCGAGATCGACCCGGAGGGCGCCGCCGAGATCGCCGGCCGCTCCCGTGGCACGCCCCGGATCGCCAACCGCCTGCTGCGCCGCGTCCGCGACTACGCGCAGGTCAAGGCCGACGGCCTGATCACCAGGGACATCGCCGCGGCGGCCCTCGCCGTGTACGAGGTGGACGCCCGCGGTCTCGACCGCCTCGACCGGGGCGTGCTGGAGGCCCTGCTCAAGCTGTTCGGCGGCGGTCCGGTCGGCCTCTCCACACTCGCTGTCGCCGTGGGGGAGGAACGTGAGACCGTGGAGGAGGTCGCCGAGCCCTTCCTCGTACGGGAGGGCCTGCTGGCCCGCACCCCCCGCGGCCGGGTCGCCACCCCCGCCGCATGGGCGCATCTCGGCCTCACCCCGCCACGCTCCCAGAGTGCCGGAAACGGACAACAGGACCTGTTCGGGGCGTGA
- the ruvA gene encoding Holliday junction branch migration protein RuvA, protein MIAFVSGTVAALAPDAAVVEVGGVGMAVQCTPNTLSTLRMGQAAKLHTSLVVREDSLTLYGFADDDERQVFELLQTASGVGPRLAQAMLAVHSPDALRRAVATADEKALTAVPGIGKKGAQKLLLELKDRLGAPVGAPAVGAPAGTGWRDQLHAALIGLGYATREADEAVTAVAPQAEAAGGTPQVGQLLKAALQTLNRAR, encoded by the coding sequence ATGATCGCCTTCGTCAGCGGCACAGTGGCCGCACTCGCTCCCGACGCCGCGGTCGTCGAGGTCGGCGGTGTCGGCATGGCCGTCCAGTGCACGCCGAACACGCTGTCCACGCTCCGCATGGGCCAGGCGGCCAAGCTGCACACGTCCCTCGTCGTACGCGAGGACTCGCTCACCCTGTACGGCTTCGCGGACGACGACGAGCGGCAGGTCTTCGAGCTGCTCCAGACGGCCAGCGGTGTCGGTCCCCGCCTGGCCCAGGCCATGCTCGCCGTGCACAGCCCGGACGCCCTGCGCCGGGCCGTCGCGACCGCCGACGAAAAGGCCCTCACCGCCGTCCCCGGCATCGGCAAGAAGGGCGCGCAGAAACTCCTCCTGGAGCTGAAGGACCGGCTCGGCGCGCCGGTCGGCGCACCCGCCGTCGGGGCGCCGGCCGGCACCGGCTGGCGCGACCAGCTGCACGCGGCCCTCATCGGCCTCGGGTACGCGACCCGGGAGGCCGACGAGGCCGTGACCGCCGTGGCCCCGCAGGCCGAGGCCGCCGGGGGCACGCCCCAGGTGGGGCAACTGCTGAAGGCGGCCCTGCAGACGCTGAACCGCGCCCGCTAG
- the ruvC gene encoding crossover junction endodeoxyribonuclease RuvC — protein sequence MRVLGVDPGLTRCGVGVVEGVAGRPLTMIGVGVVRTPADADLGHRLVAVEQGIEQWLDEHRPEFVAVERVFSQHNVRTVMGTAQASAVAMLCAARRGIPVALHTPSEVKAAVTGSGRADKAQVGAMVTRLLRLSAPPKPADAADALALAICHIWRAPAQNRLQQAVALHTAKAPKGRTA from the coding sequence GTGCGCGTACTGGGGGTGGACCCGGGGCTGACCCGGTGCGGTGTCGGTGTTGTCGAGGGCGTCGCCGGACGGCCGCTCACGATGATCGGCGTCGGTGTCGTCCGCACGCCCGCCGACGCCGACCTCGGCCACCGCCTCGTCGCCGTCGAGCAGGGCATCGAGCAGTGGCTCGACGAGCACCGGCCCGAGTTCGTCGCCGTCGAGCGCGTCTTCAGCCAGCACAACGTCCGGACGGTGATGGGCACCGCCCAGGCCAGCGCCGTCGCCATGCTCTGCGCCGCCCGCCGCGGCATCCCGGTCGCGCTGCACACCCCGAGCGAGGTCAAGGCAGCCGTCACCGGCAGCGGCCGGGCCGACAAGGCGCAGGTGGGCGCCATGGTCACCCGCCTGCTCCGGCTCAGCGCACCGCCCAAGCCCGCCGACGCGGCCGACGCCCTCGCCCTCGCCATCTGCCACATCTGGCGCGCCCCCGCGCAGAACCGACTCCAGCAGGCCGTCGCCCTGCACACCGCCAAAGCACCGAAAGGCCGTACGGCATGA
- a CDS encoding YebC/PmpR family DNA-binding transcriptional regulator, which translates to MSGHSKWATTKHKKAVIDAKRGKLFAKLIKNIEVAARMGGADIEGNPTLYDAIQKAKKSSVPNKNIDSAVKRGAGLEAGGADYETIMYEGYGPNGVAVLIECLTDNRNRAASEVRVAMTRNGGSMADPGSVSYLFNRKGVVIVPKAELTEDDVLTAVLDAGAEEVNDLGESFEVLSEATDLVAVRTALQDAGIDYDSADANFVPTMQVELDEEGAKKIFKLIDALEDSDDVQNVFANFDVSDEVMEKVDA; encoded by the coding sequence ATGTCCGGCCACTCTAAATGGGCCACGACGAAGCACAAGAAGGCCGTCATCGATGCCAAGCGCGGCAAGCTCTTCGCGAAGCTGATCAAGAACATCGAGGTCGCGGCGCGGATGGGCGGCGCCGACATCGAGGGCAACCCGACGCTCTATGACGCCATCCAGAAGGCGAAGAAGTCGTCGGTCCCCAACAAGAACATCGACTCGGCGGTCAAGCGCGGCGCGGGCCTGGAGGCCGGCGGCGCCGACTACGAGACGATCATGTACGAGGGCTACGGCCCGAACGGTGTCGCGGTGCTCATCGAGTGCCTCACCGACAACCGCAACCGCGCCGCCTCCGAGGTCCGCGTCGCCATGACCCGCAACGGCGGCTCCATGGCCGACCCGGGCTCGGTGTCGTACCTGTTCAACCGCAAGGGCGTCGTGATCGTCCCCAAGGCCGAGCTGACCGAGGACGACGTGCTGACCGCCGTGCTCGACGCGGGCGCCGAGGAGGTCAACGACCTCGGCGAGAGCTTCGAGGTCCTCAGCGAGGCCACCGACCTGGTCGCGGTCCGCACCGCCCTCCAGGACGCCGGCATCGACTACGACTCCGCCGACGCCAACTTCGTCCCGACCATGCAGGTCGAGCTGGACGAGGAGGGCGCCAAGAAGATCTTCAAGCTGATCGACGCGCTGGAGGACAGCGACGACGTGCAGAACGTCTTCGCCAACTTCGACGTCAGCGACGAGGTCATGGAGAAGGTCGACGCGTAG
- the pdxT gene encoding pyridoxal 5'-phosphate synthase glutaminase subunit PdxT: MSDTPVIGVLALQGDVREHLVALAAADAVARPVRRPEELAEVDGLVLPGGESTTISKLAVLFGLMEPLRARVRDGMPVYGTCAGMIMLADKILDPRSGQETIGGIDMIVRRNAFGRQNESFEAAVAVQGVEGDPVEGVFIRAPWVESVGARAEVLAEHDGHIVAVRQGTALATSFHPELTGDHRVHALFVDMVRADRTAESL, from the coding sequence ATGAGCGACACCCCCGTCATAGGCGTCCTGGCCCTTCAGGGCGACGTTCGGGAGCACCTCGTCGCCCTGGCCGCGGCCGATGCCGTGGCCAGGCCGGTGCGGCGCCCCGAAGAACTCGCCGAGGTCGACGGCCTCGTCCTCCCCGGCGGCGAGTCCACCACCATCTCCAAGCTGGCCGTCCTGTTCGGCCTGATGGAGCCCCTTCGCGCGCGCGTGCGGGACGGCATGCCCGTCTATGGCACCTGCGCCGGCATGATCATGCTCGCCGACAAGATCCTCGACCCGCGCTCGGGCCAGGAGACCATCGGCGGCATCGACATGATCGTGCGCCGCAACGCCTTCGGACGGCAGAACGAGTCCTTCGAAGCGGCCGTCGCCGTCCAGGGCGTCGAGGGCGACCCGGTGGAGGGCGTCTTCATCCGCGCTCCCTGGGTGGAGTCCGTCGGCGCCCGGGCCGAGGTGCTCGCCGAGCACGACGGCCACATCGTCGCCGTCCGCCAGGGCACCGCGCTGGCCACGTCGTTCCACCCGGAACTGACCGGCGACCACCGCGTTCACGCCCTGTTCGTCGACATGGTGCGGGCGGACCGGACAGCCGAGTCCTTGTAG
- the pdxS gene encoding pyridoxal 5'-phosphate synthase lyase subunit PdxS, with amino-acid sequence MSISENQAPETGTARVKRGMAEQLKGGVIMDVVTPEQAKIAEDAGAVAVMALERVPADIRKDGGVARMSDPDMIEGIIEAVSIPVMAKSRIGHFVEAQVLQSLGVDYIDESEVLTPADEVNHSDKWAFTTPFVCGATNLGEALRRIAEGAAMIRSKGEAGTGNVVEAVRHLRQIKNEIARLRGYDNNELYAAAKELRAPYELVREVSELGKLPVVLFSAGGVATPADAALMRQLGAEGVFVGSGIFKSGDPAKRAAAIVKATTFYDDPKIIADASRNLGEAMVGINCDTLPEAERYANRGW; translated from the coding sequence GTGTCCATCTCCGAAAACCAGGCTCCCGAGACCGGCACCGCCCGTGTGAAGCGCGGCATGGCCGAGCAGCTCAAGGGCGGCGTCATCATGGACGTCGTCACGCCGGAGCAGGCGAAGATCGCCGAGGACGCGGGCGCCGTCGCCGTCATGGCGCTGGAGCGGGTCCCGGCCGACATCCGCAAGGACGGCGGCGTGGCCCGCATGTCCGACCCGGACATGATCGAGGGCATCATCGAGGCCGTCTCGATCCCGGTCATGGCCAAGTCCCGCATCGGCCACTTCGTCGAGGCCCAGGTCCTGCAGTCCCTCGGTGTCGACTACATCGACGAGTCCGAGGTCCTCACCCCGGCCGACGAGGTCAACCACTCCGACAAGTGGGCCTTCACCACGCCGTTCGTCTGCGGCGCCACCAACCTGGGCGAGGCCCTGCGCCGCATCGCCGAGGGCGCCGCGATGATCCGCTCCAAGGGCGAGGCCGGCACCGGCAACGTCGTCGAGGCCGTCCGCCACCTGCGCCAGATCAAGAACGAGATCGCCCGCCTGCGCGGCTACGACAACAACGAGCTGTACGCCGCCGCCAAGGAGCTGCGCGCCCCGTACGAGCTGGTCAGGGAAGTCTCCGAGCTCGGCAAGCTCCCCGTGGTGCTGTTCTCCGCCGGCGGTGTCGCCACCCCGGCCGACGCGGCCCTGATGCGCCAGCTCGGCGCCGAGGGTGTCTTCGTCGGCTCGGGCATCTTCAAGTCCGGCGACCCGGCCAAGCGCGCCGCCGCCATCGTCAAGGCCACCACCTTCTACGACGACCCGAAGATCATCGCCGACGCCTCCCGCAACCTCGGCGAGGCCATGGTCGGCATCAACTGCGACACCCTCCCCGAGGCCGAGCGCTACGCCAACCGCGGCTGGTAA
- a CDS encoding glycosyltransferase family 4 protein encodes MRIGIVCPYSWDVPGGVQFHIRDLAEYFLRLGHEVSVLAPADDDTPLPPYVVSAGRAVPVPYNGSVARLNFGFLSAARVRRWLHDGAFDVIHIHEPTSPSLGLLTCWAAQGPIVATFHTSNPRSRAMIAAYSILQAALEKISARIAVSEYARRTLVEHLGGDAVVIPNGVDVGFFAEAEPKAEWQGDTIGFIGRIDEPRKGLPVLMRALPKILAARPQTRLLVAGRGDEEEAVESLPAGLRPRVEFLGMVSDEDKARFLRSVDLYVAPNTGGESFGIVLVEAMSAGAPVLASDLDAFAQVLDRGAAGELFPNEDADALADAAVRLLADPERRAELRERGSAHVRRFDWSTVGADILSVYETVTAGATAVAEDERTTGLWGRLGFARD; translated from the coding sequence GTGAGGATCGGCATCGTCTGCCCGTACTCCTGGGACGTACCGGGCGGCGTCCAGTTCCACATCCGGGACCTCGCCGAGTACTTCCTCCGCCTCGGCCACGAGGTGTCCGTCCTGGCCCCGGCCGACGACGACACCCCGCTGCCGCCGTACGTGGTCTCGGCCGGACGCGCGGTGCCGGTCCCGTACAACGGGTCGGTGGCCCGGCTGAACTTCGGCTTCCTGAGCGCCGCCCGGGTGCGCCGCTGGCTGCACGACGGCGCGTTCGACGTCATCCACATCCACGAACCGACCTCGCCCTCCCTGGGCCTGCTGACCTGCTGGGCCGCCCAGGGGCCGATCGTGGCCACGTTCCACACCTCCAACCCGCGCTCCCGCGCGATGATCGCCGCGTACTCGATCCTCCAGGCCGCCCTGGAGAAGATCAGCGCCCGGATCGCGGTGAGCGAGTACGCCCGCCGCACGCTGGTGGAGCACCTCGGCGGCGACGCGGTCGTGATCCCGAACGGCGTCGACGTCGGCTTCTTCGCGGAGGCCGAGCCCAAGGCGGAGTGGCAGGGCGACACGATCGGCTTCATAGGGCGCATCGACGAGCCCCGCAAGGGGCTCCCGGTGCTGATGAGGGCCCTGCCGAAGATCCTCGCCGCGCGCCCGCAGACCCGGCTGCTGGTCGCCGGGCGCGGTGACGAGGAGGAGGCCGTGGAGTCCCTGCCGGCCGGGCTGCGCCCCCGCGTCGAGTTCCTCGGCATGGTCAGCGACGAGGACAAGGCCCGCTTCCTGCGCAGCGTCGACCTGTACGTCGCCCCCAACACCGGCGGCGAGAGCTTCGGCATCGTCCTCGTCGAGGCGATGTCCGCCGGAGCCCCTGTCCTCGCCTCCGACCTGGACGCCTTCGCCCAGGTCCTGGACCGGGGGGCGGCCGGCGAACTGTTCCCCAACGAGGACGCCGACGCCCTGGCCGACGCGGCCGTGCGGCTCCTGGCGGACCCGGAGCGGCGGGCGGAGCTGCGCGAGCGGGGGAGCGCCCACGTGCGGCGCTTCGACTGGTCGACCGTGGGCGCGGACATCCTGTCCGTCTACGAGACGGTGACGGCCGGAGCGACGGCGGTGGCCGAGGACGAGCGGACGACCGGACTGTGGGGGCGGCTGGGGTTCGCCCGGGACTGA
- a CDS encoding phosphatidylinositol mannoside acyltransferase, giving the protein MSAQDRLTDALYGLGWSTVKKLPEPVAVRLGRTIADLAWKQRGKGVQRLESNYARVVPGASPERLAELSRAGMRSYLRYWMESFRLPAWSAERIKGGVEVKDLHHLTEGLAAGKGVVLALPHLANWDLAGAWVTTRLGIPFTTVAERLKPETLYDRFVAYREGLGMEVLPHSGGTAFGTLARRLRDGGLVCLVADRDLSASGVEVDFFGDTARMPAGPALLAQQTGALLLPVTLWYDDSPVMRGRVHPPVEVPESGTRAEKTSVMTQALADAFATGIADHPEDWHMLQRLWLADLDPEKGRP; this is encoded by the coding sequence GTGAGCGCACAGGACCGGCTGACGGACGCGCTGTACGGCCTCGGCTGGAGCACGGTCAAGAAGCTCCCCGAGCCGGTCGCCGTACGGCTCGGCCGGACCATCGCCGACCTGGCCTGGAAGCAGCGCGGCAAGGGCGTCCAGCGCCTGGAGAGCAACTACGCGCGCGTGGTGCCCGGCGCGAGCCCCGAGCGCCTCGCCGAGCTGTCCCGCGCGGGCATGCGCTCCTACCTGCGCTACTGGATGGAGTCCTTCCGGCTCCCGGCCTGGAGCGCGGAGCGGATCAAGGGCGGCGTCGAGGTCAAGGACCTGCACCACCTCACCGAGGGCCTGGCCGCCGGCAAGGGCGTCGTCCTCGCCCTGCCGCACCTCGCCAACTGGGACCTCGCCGGCGCCTGGGTCACCACGCGGCTCGGCATCCCGTTCACCACGGTCGCCGAGCGCCTGAAGCCCGAGACGCTCTACGACCGGTTCGTCGCCTACCGCGAGGGCCTCGGCATGGAGGTCCTGCCGCACAGCGGCGGCACCGCCTTCGGCACCCTGGCCCGGCGGCTGCGCGACGGCGGCCTGGTCTGCCTGGTCGCCGACCGCGACCTGTCCGCGTCGGGCGTCGAGGTGGACTTCTTCGGTGACACGGCCCGCATGCCGGCCGGACCGGCCCTGCTCGCCCAGCAGACGGGCGCCCTGCTGCTGCCCGTCACGCTCTGGTACGACGACTCGCCCGTGATGCGGGGCCGGGTCCACCCGCCCGTCGAGGTCCCCGAGTCAGGCACGCGCGCCGAGAAGACGTCCGTCATGACACAGGCGCTGGCCGACGCCTTCGCCACGGGCATCGCCGACCATCCGGAGGACTGGCACATGCTGCAGCGCTTGTGGCTCGCGGACCTCGACCCCGAGAAGGGGCGCCCGTGA